Genomic window (Croceicoccus sp. Ery15):
ACGGTTGGTTGGAAGAACAGATCTCCGGCCTCGTGTCTCTTGCCGCCGGTGACCAGCTGGGCACCTTGCGCCGCGGCATCGGCGACATGCCCCTGAACCTTGGCCAAGGCTGATGCGGTGATTAACGGTCCCTGGTCGGTTGCGCCTTCAAGGCCGTTGCCGACCCGGAACGCGGACACCCTGGCGGCCAGCGCCTCGACGAAGCGGTCATGAATGCCGCTCTGCACGAGGATCCGGTTGGCGCAAACGCAGGTCTGTCCGGTGTTACGGAATTTCGAGGCGATCGCCCCCTCGACAGCCTGATCGAGATCGGCATCGTCGAACACCAGCAGCGGGGCATTGCCGCCCAGTTCCATCGAAACCCGCTTGAGCGTGGCAGCGCATTGTGCGGTCAACAACTTGCCAATCGCGGTCGAACCGGTGAAGGTGAACTTCGTAACATCGGGATGGCTGGTCAGGACCGATCCGATTGCGGGCGCATCCCCGCAGACCACGTTGAACACGCCGGGCGGAATGCCCGCTTCGAGGGCGAGCTTCGCCAGAGCGAAAGCGGTCATGGGGGTGAGTTCGGACGGTTTGAGGGTCACGGTGCAGCCCGCCGCCAGTGCAGGCGCGACCTTGCGGGTGATCATCGCGGCGGGAAAGTTCCACGGCGTAATGGCGCCCACCACGCCGACTGGCTGACGGATCACGACGATCCGCCGGTCAGCGCTGGCCGGAATGACCTCGCCATAGACACGGCGCGCCTCTTCGGCGAACCACTGGATGAAGCTTGCGGCGTAATCGACCTCGCCCAGCGCTTCGGCCAGCGGTTTGCCCTGTTCGGCGGTCATCAGCAAACCAAGATCGTGGCGATGGAGCCGGACCAGCGCCAGCCAGTCATGCAGCAGGCGCGCGCGTTCCTGAGCGGGCCGCTTGCGCCAATCGATGAAAGCGCGGGCATTGCTTTCAATTGCCCGGCGCGTCTGGGCAGCGCCCAGCTTGACGACATTCGCCAGCGTTTTGCCGGTTGCCGGGTTAGTGACCGCGTAGGTAGAGCCGGCACAGATCTCGGCGCCGTCGACAAGCGGTTGGCCGGTCAGGAAATCGCTGCGCTCGAGCGGGGGGATCGTAACGCCCAAGACATTGCTCCTTTAGCCGCAAGACAAGTTGCCAATACCAAATTTGGGCGGCGAGGTGTCTCGCAGGCTCTTGGTCGGTGCCACCAGAAGGGTGAGGGCGGCGGCGGACCGCCGCCCCCGGGGGTGGTAAGTGTCAGTACTTATAGGCGAGCTTGAGGAACCATTCACGCGGGCGTGAATAGGTTGCCACCGCTGTCCCGGCGACGAACGGATCGACGTAACCGCCCTGGATATAGCGTTCGTCGGTCAGGTTGGTCACACCAGCGGTCACGGTGAAGTGCTCGCTCTTCTCGGTGAACGAAGCACTGGCGCCGAAGACGCTGTAGCCAGGCTGGCGCAGTTGCGGGCTGTTGATCGCATCCTTGAAGGTTTCGCTCTGGTACGACCAGTCTCCGCGCAGCGCCAACCTGCCCATGTCGCCTTCATAGACGTCGGCGTTGAACGAGGCCGATCCGGTCCATTCCGGCACGAAGGCGAACTTCGAGTCCAGGTTCACGGGGAACGCCAACGGATCAATGGAGCGGTAATAGGCATCAAGATAGCCAACGCCGAAGGTCAGGCTTAGCCAATCGGTCGGACTCGCCTCGCCTTCGACTTCGAAGCCTTTGATGCGGCCGGAACCGGCGTTTCGTGCCCGGGGGGCGATGCCTTCGCTGACGACGACCTGGATGTCATCGTAGTTTGACATGAACGCGGCGAGGTTCAGGCGCAGACGGCGATCCAGCAGCTCGGTCTTGAGGCCGAGTTCGTATGATTCCACGAATTCGGGCCTGAACTCCGGCGCAACCTGATCAGCCGGGAAGACCCGCTGCGTGAAGCCGCCGTTCTTGAAACCCTTGGAATAGGAGGCATAGACAAGGATATCGTCGGTGATCTTGTAGTCAGCCGAAATCGCCGGGGTCCATTCCTTGGCCTTGACGGCAACCTGGACCGCCGGCATGCTGTGGTTTCCACCAGGGTTAGTGGCGGCTGGTTCGCAGCCTCCAGGCAGCGGGAAGCCGAACAGCGGGCTCGCCGGATCGGTCACCAGCAAGGGCTCTGGCTGGCCGGTCACGCACTGGCTGAAGGCGATGAACACGCCTTCGGGGTAAGGGATTATGCCGGCCTGCCCAAGCGGAGCAGTGTAATCAACATTGATGGTCTGGAACGAAGGATCGAACCGCTTGGTCTCGTCGGTATAGCGGATGCCCGGCGTGATCGAAAGGCGATCGGTCACCTCGATCGTTGCCTGCAGATAGGCAGCATAGCTGTCGTTGTCGATCTTGCCGCCGCTGAAGAAGTCAGCGAAGCCGAACAGCAGGTTGTTCTTGTCCTGGCCCTTTTCCTTCAGATAATAGCCGCCCAGAACGAACTTCACCCGATCATTCAGGACACTGCCGGTCAACTGCAGTTCCTGCGAGGCCTGCCACAGGTCGATATTGTTTGTCAGGGTGAGGTAGGGATGTGGCGTTCCGTCGAAGTCGAACTGGATCGTGGCCTTCTGATCGCGATATGAGCTGATCGACTTCAGGGCGATGTCACCGAAATCATAATCCAGCGTCAGGTTCGTGCCCCACAGGTCGAAATCCGACTGGTTCTTGGCCCCGGACCAGGTTGAATCGATATCGCCGGTGATCCACTGCGTGGTGGCGCAGCGCGGATCGTTGACCGGTGCTAGCTCCCCGTCCGCACC
Coding sequences:
- a CDS encoding NAD-dependent succinate-semialdehyde dehydrogenase, with protein sequence MGVTIPPLERSDFLTGQPLVDGAEICAGSTYAVTNPATGKTLANVVKLGAAQTRRAIESNARAFIDWRKRPAQERARLLHDWLALVRLHRHDLGLLMTAEQGKPLAEALGEVDYAASFIQWFAEEARRVYGEVIPASADRRIVVIRQPVGVVGAITPWNFPAAMITRKVAPALAAGCTVTLKPSELTPMTAFALAKLALEAGIPPGVFNVVCGDAPAIGSVLTSHPDVTKFTFTGSTAIGKLLTAQCAATLKRVSMELGGNAPLLVFDDADLDQAVEGAIASKFRNTGQTCVCANRILVQSGIHDRFVEALAARVSAFRVGNGLEGATDQGPLITASALAKVQGHVADAAAQGAQLVTGGKRHEAGDLFFQPTVLTGASPAMRLADEETFGPVAPVFRFETEAEALALANATHSGLAAYAFTRDIDRAWRVSEGLETGMVGLNSGIVSTETAPFGGIKESGLGREGSRHGIEEFLEMKTISVGVRPESPV
- a CDS encoding TonB-dependent receptor codes for the protein MTNQSFNFRKVVLRTSASAIVGSIGLAPMAAHAQDAATSEPQAEEQQTGGLEEIIVTARKRAENLQETPVAITAMTGGMLEERQITNVAEVARFAPNVNISPVANISGSSASITSFIRGVGQTDFNITVDPGVGVYVDGVYVARSVGALLDMADIASVQVLRGPQGTLFGKNTIGGAIVVNSVEPQYDFDMKLEAATGRFNRADFKGMVNVPLSDILAMRAVASYETRDGYQKRLFDGGRQGNKDSFGGRIAFKWEPTDKLTVNLSGDINIRREEMAASTLVDLFESPNLLQVVDLNGRTVVFPSSTYAWNKLQGGAGFCGADGELAPVNDPRCATTQWITGDIDSTWSGAKNQSDFDLWGTNLTLDYDFGDIALKSISSYRDQKATIQFDFDGTPHPYLTLTNNIDLWQASQELQLTGSVLNDRVKFVLGGYYLKEKGQDKNNLLFGFADFFSGGKIDNDSYAAYLQATIEVTDRLSITPGIRYTDETKRFDPSFQTINVDYTAPLGQAGIIPYPEGVFIAFSQCVTGQPEPLLVTDPASPLFGFPLPGGCEPAATNPGGNHSMPAVQVAVKAKEWTPAISADYKITDDILVYASYSKGFKNGGFTQRVFPADQVAPEFRPEFVESYELGLKTELLDRRLRLNLAAFMSNYDDIQVVVSEGIAPRARNAGSGRIKGFEVEGEASPTDWLSLTFGVGYLDAYYRSIDPLAFPVNLDSKFAFVPEWTGSASFNADVYEGDMGRLALRGDWSYQSETFKDAINSPQLRQPGYSVFGASASFTEKSEHFTVTAGVTNLTDERYIQGGYVDPFVAGTAVATYSRPREWFLKLAYKY